The Halorientalis sp. IM1011 genome window below encodes:
- a CDS encoding DUF2103 domain-containing protein: protein MECRQCASELDRPGDYCLVCRTGNADTVVLDLSRDRATVTTLLDEEVVSRRTITTTPEDPDGESDVIELRNFAGLIADEIRRKRPEEVYATGDRTVLRAVRGQVHYEFYRVTGDDPVTAVIERKGRPALEVVEASTADILGGSHTTLIGERAGKQAIETVAGHPHVKKIIPGPIDASGSGSRGGVRAKATRADANGNVRLLIRDGSSVQENRVVTTAGDRELGEQVRADLNDALSETGLRE, encoded by the coding sequence ATGGAGTGTCGGCAGTGTGCCAGCGAACTCGACCGGCCGGGCGATTACTGTCTGGTCTGTCGGACGGGCAACGCCGACACCGTCGTCCTCGATCTCTCGCGGGACCGCGCGACCGTCACGACGCTGCTGGACGAGGAGGTCGTCAGCCGGCGGACGATCACGACCACGCCGGAGGATCCCGACGGGGAGAGCGACGTGATCGAGTTGCGCAACTTCGCCGGCCTGATCGCCGACGAGATCAGGCGCAAGCGACCCGAGGAAGTGTACGCGACGGGCGATCGCACAGTTCTGAGAGCGGTCCGCGGGCAGGTCCACTACGAGTTCTACCGCGTGACCGGCGACGATCCCGTGACGGCCGTGATCGAACGGAAGGGGCGGCCGGCGCTCGAAGTGGTCGAGGCGTCGACGGCCGACATCCTCGGCGGCTCTCACACCACGCTGATCGGTGAGCGGGCGGGGAAACAGGCCATCGAGACGGTCGCGGGTCACCCCCACGTCAAGAAGATCATCCCGGGGCCCATCGACGCCAGCGGGTCGGGGTCGCGGGGCGGCGTCCGGGCGAAGGCCACGCGGGCCGACGCCAACGGGAACGTCCGCCTGTTGATCCGGGACGGTTCCAGCGTGCAGGAAAATCGGGTGGTCACCACGGCCGGCGACCGCGAACTCGGCGAACAGGTCCGTGCGGACCTCAACGATGCGCTCTCCGAAACCGGACTGCGGGAGTGA
- the dcd gene encoding dCTP deaminase, whose product MILSDADILDRLAEGDLVIEPLEDVDLQVQPASVDLRLGREFLEFQHANIPCIHPNSEQEVAEYVDETHVDEGEEFILHPGDFVLGTTVERVEIPADLIAHVEGRSSLGRLAIVVHATAGLCDPGYQGQITLELSNLGTAPVALTPGMRISQLTFTELKTPADRPYGEERGSKYQDQAGPQASKIQGDHEFGGDQV is encoded by the coding sequence ATGATCCTCTCGGACGCGGACATCCTCGACCGGCTCGCCGAGGGCGACCTCGTGATCGAGCCGCTGGAGGACGTCGACCTTCAGGTCCAGCCCGCCAGCGTCGACCTGCGGCTGGGTCGGGAGTTCCTGGAGTTTCAGCACGCCAACATCCCCTGTATCCACCCCAACAGCGAGCAGGAGGTCGCCGAGTACGTCGACGAGACCCACGTCGACGAGGGCGAGGAGTTCATCCTCCACCCCGGCGACTTCGTTCTCGGGACGACCGTCGAGCGCGTCGAGATCCCGGCGGACCTGATCGCCCACGTCGAAGGACGATCCTCGCTGGGTCGGCTGGCGATCGTCGTGCACGCCACCGCCGGCCTGTGCGATCCGGGGTATCAGGGCCAGATCACGCTCGAACTGTCGAATCTGGGAACTGCGCCCGTCGCGCTGACACCGGGGATGCGTATCTCGCAGTTGACCTTCACCGAGTTGAAGACGCCCGCGGACCGCCCGTACGGCGAGGAGCGCGGCTCGAAGTATCAGGACCAGGCGGGGCCCCAAGCGTCGAAGATTCAGGGAGATCACGAGTTCGGAGGCGATCAAGTGTGA
- the pth2 gene encoding peptidyl-tRNA hydrolase Pth2 yields MKQAIVARADVGMGQGKLAAQVAHASLSAYEDTPDGTRREWKGGGQKKVVLKGESEQQLFELADAAEREGLPHAVVRDAGHTQLEPGTVTALAVGPGPEDAIDRVTGELSLF; encoded by the coding sequence ATGAAACAGGCAATCGTCGCGCGCGCCGACGTGGGGATGGGGCAGGGCAAACTCGCCGCACAGGTGGCCCACGCCTCCCTCTCCGCGTACGAGGACACACCGGACGGGACCCGCCGCGAGTGGAAAGGCGGCGGCCAGAAGAAGGTCGTGCTGAAAGGCGAGAGCGAACAGCAACTGTTCGAGCTGGCCGACGCGGCCGAACGCGAGGGACTGCCCCACGCTGTCGTCCGTGACGCCGGGCACACACAGCTCGAACCCGGGACCGTCACCGCGCTGGCGGTCGGGCCGGGTCCGGAGGATGCCATCGACCGCGTGACGGGCGAACTCTCGCTGTTCTGA
- a CDS encoding PIN domain-containing protein translates to MILDTEFLIELDNQSQSAIEKAAELESADVPLRVPTLVVQELYVGVGAGSRSFENARKYEALVANKPVVEIDGKIARQAGALEGQHVTSDEKPELGPGDAIVAATGLQYNEPVVTNDGDFTQVDGLAVELV, encoded by the coding sequence ATGATCCTCGACACCGAATTCCTGATCGAACTCGACAACCAGAGTCAGAGCGCGATAGAGAAAGCGGCCGAACTCGAGTCGGCGGACGTGCCGCTTCGCGTCCCGACGCTCGTGGTTCAGGAACTCTACGTCGGAGTCGGCGCGGGCTCCAGATCGTTCGAGAATGCCCGGAAGTACGAGGCACTCGTGGCGAACAAGCCGGTCGTGGAGATCGACGGGAAAATCGCGCGGCAGGCCGGCGCGCTGGAGGGACAACATGTGACCAGTGACGAGAAACCCGAACTCGGCCCCGGCGACGCCATCGTCGCCGCGACAGGACTCCAGTACAACGAGCCAGTCGTGACGAACGACGGCGATTTCACTCAGGTCGACGGACTCGCCGTGGAGCTCGTCTAG
- a CDS encoding antitoxin VapB family protein, whose amino-acid sequence MSHQVRLDDDVYERIKSRKRSDETFSEAIERLTSEWTLLDFADGAPVVDAETHRDALAQSENQGIGDTRDRLERMDVEDEG is encoded by the coding sequence ATGAGCCATCAGGTCCGCCTCGACGACGACGTGTACGAGCGTATCAAGAGTCGGAAACGGAGCGACGAGACGTTCAGCGAGGCGATCGAACGGCTGACGAGCGAGTGGACGCTGCTCGATTTCGCGGACGGTGCGCCGGTCGTGGACGCGGAGACTCACCGTGATGCACTGGCCCAGTCCGAGAACCAGGGGATAGGGGACACGCGGGACCGACTGGAGCGCATGGACGTCGAGGACGAGGGATGA
- a CDS encoding 50S ribosomal protein L37ae has protein sequence MAKDKARTGSAGRFGARYGRVARRRVADIEDDMNDDHECPDCGKDAVERQGTGIWECGYCGYKFAGGTYRPETPGGKTVTRSIRAALAEDDDE, from the coding sequence ATGGCCAAAGACAAGGCACGGACGGGGAGCGCCGGCCGGTTCGGCGCTCGCTACGGCCGCGTCGCACGCCGCCGCGTCGCGGACATCGAGGACGACATGAACGACGACCACGAGTGCCCCGACTGCGGTAAAGACGCCGTCGAGCGCCAGGGCACCGGCATCTGGGAGTGTGGCTACTGCGGCTACAAGTTCGCCGGCGGCACGTACCGTCCGGAGACCCCCGGTGGCAAGACGGTGACGCGCTCCATCCGCGCGGCACTCGCCGAAGACGACGACGA
- a CDS encoding S8 family serine peptidase: protein MVATNRWSIAVGVVLFVSLVAGTAAAAPTAGPLATDGNETAAANESLTSSGHSRIHDDLLGAGRESPANGSDSAGRGEGGDQFVDATVVAQPDSAGSAAAAVRAAGGHLDSRYEDELQVRLPARALTQVANTSAVRVIRPPIPIEPTSVEGLPAMRAERVHDLGYEGANATVAIIDTSGYDLDNPAFGDQVVATRDFSGNGIEGGAGSHGTKTAELAARTAPGADVVLVRIRTTTDLKRAVDWLRTETVANVVSMSLAWPNTAGPLDGTDDIDRKIGEFVADGGVWVTSAGNYANGRHWNGSWRDPDGDDVLDVDGGGAVAVDPPSSGSADVFVSWDDWVTRDEDYDVLLVDGDGTVLDRSTNTQDGATFGPWERVTVDASDADPRLRIVHRSGSRDAEFDAFTFGRAGFDPSDARRSLLIPAASPDVISVGAVNYDSGELADYSSRGPTIDGRLKPDVVAPDGVSTDTGCCFYGTSAAAPHAAGVATLALDANASLSPAAVRTVLRRTTTTVRDGEPTVTTGWGLVNATGAVAAVERVAPTVGNATLTPRTDGWLGVGDEVRVTATATDDLAVDRVRANASTLGGGPVALTDGDGDETYDGTVTVGANATSGERAVTVTATDAAGNTDVDATGTVQVDTTPPTATGVKIADATDADGVVGDGDELTLAASVADDDAGVAGVAADASAFGAGTVALTDGDGDGTYDATVAVEGTDAATDGEYAVEVVATDGAGNDRSERTGRLALDTPPAIRNLSVRNLAGPILEFAFDASEELDAITATVDGPASVTLTAANFSATDGRYVATWNASLDGRYTATLDAAVDDAGKDGATGQSEQVVIDTTAPDLSGATLADGTDGDGTVGEGDDLELVANVSDATAGVAEVTADASAFGAGRVRLTDGDQEGTYEATVAVDGTNATRDGDYAVEIVATDEAGNRRAVDTGALGLDTPPRIANLTVRNPTGQRIAVGFDASEELDAITASVDGPASATLTETDFSATDGRYVATWNAGLDGTYSATLDGAVDDADQNGASGQSDTAVIDTTAPVVSNATLAAATGAAVRDGDTPVVSATVSDATTGVGAVSADASALGAGTITLTDDDGDGTYDASIAVDGDEAAGDGERTVEVTATDAAGNEVRAATDPVKLDTTPPALTVGLRDLPDGDGGVEVGDRVEITATATDATTGVAGARADASALGAGTVALTDGDGDGTVNATVPVASQRWVPDGEATVAVTATDGAGNEGRATTEPVVVDSPPEVGEFSLATRTDQRIVVTVRASEPLGTLRVGLDGATTATLSADAFTRSGSTPPYTYRAVRSVGTGGEVTATLESATDETGHDGASGQSATVSVDPADRRGGGGGGSSGGGGSGGGGGSGGGGTSGGDGGGGTGGSSSGGSSPAPGADVTVLPTGGTSAEASVRRADEGETVSLPVGVTTANARLSLDRLSVTAADSDYEVAVSAATTAPANVPSPAGALGFLTVDHSIADANVSGATFRFGVDAATLAERSTGPGAVALLRRTNGSWTELATAHRGTENGTHRFASESPGFSVFAVATPAAADLSVTNVTVNRSTAARAEPIGVTAALANDGPVTATQRLNVTANGTLVANETVTVPADGQRTVTVPVEFAEIGAYALAVDDVAAGTVTVTVPVDTHEPSGPATTSTPDRNTRSSQTSESETVTDDQPSTTTDASGPGFSVLVALVALVLAALGLARRVP, encoded by the coding sequence ATGGTCGCAACAAACCGGTGGTCGATCGCAGTCGGTGTCGTACTGTTCGTGAGTCTCGTGGCCGGTACGGCGGCCGCCGCACCGACCGCGGGACCGCTTGCTACGGACGGCAACGAGACCGCGGCCGCCAACGAGTCCCTGACCTCGTCGGGGCACTCCCGTATTCACGACGATTTGCTCGGTGCCGGACGCGAGTCGCCCGCGAACGGGTCCGACTCCGCTGGACGCGGCGAGGGCGGCGACCAGTTCGTCGACGCGACGGTCGTGGCACAGCCTGACAGCGCCGGCTCGGCTGCGGCGGCCGTGCGCGCCGCGGGCGGCCACCTGGATTCCCGCTACGAGGACGAACTGCAGGTCCGACTCCCCGCGCGGGCACTGACCCAGGTCGCGAATACGTCGGCGGTCCGGGTGATCCGACCCCCGATTCCCATCGAGCCGACGAGCGTCGAGGGGCTACCCGCGATGCGGGCCGAGCGCGTCCACGACCTCGGATACGAGGGCGCGAACGCGACCGTCGCGATCATCGACACGAGTGGGTACGACCTCGACAACCCGGCCTTCGGGGATCAGGTCGTCGCCACGCGGGACTTCTCGGGCAACGGCATCGAGGGCGGTGCGGGCTCACACGGGACCAAGACGGCAGAACTGGCCGCCCGGACCGCACCCGGGGCCGACGTGGTGCTGGTCCGGATCCGCACCACGACGGATCTGAAGCGCGCGGTCGACTGGCTCCGGACCGAGACGGTCGCCAACGTGGTCTCGATGTCGCTGGCGTGGCCCAACACCGCGGGCCCGCTCGACGGCACCGACGACATCGACCGGAAGATCGGCGAGTTCGTCGCCGACGGCGGGGTCTGGGTCACCTCCGCGGGCAATTACGCCAACGGCCGCCACTGGAACGGCTCATGGCGGGACCCGGACGGCGACGACGTGCTGGACGTGGACGGAGGAGGGGCCGTCGCGGTCGATCCGCCGAGCAGCGGGTCCGCGGACGTATTCGTCAGCTGGGACGACTGGGTAACCCGGGACGAGGACTACGACGTCCTGTTGGTCGACGGGGACGGAACCGTGCTGGACCGCTCGACCAATACGCAGGACGGGGCCACGTTCGGCCCGTGGGAGCGGGTCACCGTCGACGCAAGTGACGCGGACCCGCGGCTCCGGATCGTCCACCGCTCCGGGTCGAGAGACGCCGAGTTCGACGCGTTCACGTTCGGCCGGGCGGGTTTCGATCCGAGCGACGCCCGGCGGAGCCTGCTCATCCCCGCGGCCAGTCCCGACGTGATCTCGGTGGGCGCGGTCAACTACGACTCCGGTGAACTGGCGGATTACTCCTCCCGGGGGCCGACAATCGACGGGCGGCTGAAGCCCGACGTGGTCGCGCCGGACGGTGTCAGCACCGACACGGGCTGTTGTTTCTACGGCACGTCGGCGGCCGCACCCCACGCCGCCGGGGTCGCGACGCTCGCGCTGGATGCGAACGCCAGCCTCTCGCCAGCCGCGGTTCGGACGGTCCTGCGCCGAACCACGACGACCGTCCGCGACGGCGAACCCACCGTGACGACCGGCTGGGGGCTGGTAAACGCCACCGGCGCGGTCGCCGCGGTGGAGCGGGTCGCCCCCACCGTCGGGAACGCGACGCTCACGCCGCGGACCGACGGCTGGCTCGGCGTCGGCGACGAGGTACGGGTGACCGCGACGGCGACCGACGATCTCGCCGTCGACCGGGTCCGAGCGAACGCCTCCACCCTCGGCGGTGGACCCGTCGCACTGACCGACGGCGACGGGGACGAGACCTACGACGGGACCGTCACGGTCGGGGCGAACGCCACCAGCGGCGAGCGGGCGGTGACGGTCACCGCGACCGACGCGGCGGGCAACACCGACGTCGACGCGACGGGGACGGTGCAGGTGGACACGACCCCGCCGACGGCGACCGGGGTGAAAATTGCGGACGCGACGGACGCCGACGGCGTCGTCGGTGACGGCGACGAACTCACGCTGGCCGCATCGGTCGCGGACGACGACGCGGGCGTCGCCGGGGTCGCGGCCGACGCCTCGGCCTTCGGCGCGGGCACGGTCGCGCTCACCGACGGGGACGGCGACGGCACCTACGACGCGACAGTTGCCGTCGAGGGCACCGACGCCGCGACGGACGGCGAGTACGCGGTCGAGGTCGTGGCGACCGACGGGGCCGGCAACGACCGATCGGAACGCACCGGGAGGCTCGCGCTGGACACCCCGCCCGCCATCCGGAACCTCTCGGTCCGGAACCTCGCGGGCCCAATCCTGGAGTTCGCTTTCGACGCCTCGGAGGAACTGGACGCGATCACGGCCACCGTCGACGGCCCAGCGTCCGTGACGCTGACGGCGGCGAACTTCTCGGCGACGGACGGCCGCTACGTGGCCACGTGGAACGCCAGCCTCGACGGGAGGTACACGGCGACGCTCGACGCGGCTGTCGACGACGCGGGCAAGGACGGCGCGACCGGCCAGTCCGAGCAGGTCGTGATCGACACGACCGCGCCCGACCTGTCCGGGGCGACGCTCGCGGACGGGACGGACGGCGACGGGACCGTTGGCGAGGGTGACGACCTCGAACTCGTCGCGAACGTGTCGGACGCGACCGCAGGCGTCGCGGAAGTCACGGCCGACGCGTCGGCCTTCGGCGCAGGCCGGGTCCGACTGACCGACGGTGACCAGGAGGGGACCTACGAGGCGACCGTTGCCGTCGACGGCACCAACGCGACGAGGGACGGCGACTACGCGGTCGAGATCGTGGCGACCGACGAGGCCGGCAACCGTCGCGCGGTCGATACCGGCGCGCTCGGGCTGGATACGCCGCCCCGGATCGCCAACCTGACCGTCCGGAACCCGACCGGCCAGCGGATCGCGGTCGGGTTCGACGCCTCGGAGGAACTGGACGCGATCACGGCCAGCGTCGACGGCCCTGCAAGCGCGACGCTGACCGAGACGGACTTCTCGGCGACGGACGGCCGTTACGTCGCCACGTGGAACGCGGGCCTCGACGGGACCTACTCCGCCACGCTGGACGGGGCGGTCGACGACGCGGACCAGAACGGCGCGAGCGGGCAGTCGGACACGGCCGTGATCGACACGACCGCCCCGGTGGTGTCGAACGCCACGCTCGCGGCCGCGACGGGTGCTGCCGTCCGCGACGGCGACACGCCCGTCGTGAGCGCGACCGTTTCGGACGCGACGACGGGCGTGGGAGCCGTCAGTGCCGACGCCTCGGCTCTCGGAGCCGGGACGATCACCCTGACCGACGACGACGGAGACGGGACCTACGACGCGAGCATCGCCGTCGACGGGGACGAAGCGGCGGGGGACGGCGAGCGGACCGTCGAGGTCACGGCGACGGACGCGGCCGGCAACGAGGTCCGCGCCGCGACGGACCCGGTCAAGCTCGATACGACCCCGCCCGCCCTGACGGTCGGCCTGCGGGACCTGCCCGACGGCGACGGCGGCGTCGAGGTCGGGGATCGAGTCGAGATCACCGCGACCGCGACCGACGCCACGACGGGCGTCGCCGGGGCACGCGCCGACGCGTCCGCGCTCGGTGCGGGGACGGTCGCGCTGACCGACGGGGACGGTGACGGAACCGTCAACGCGACCGTCCCGGTCGCGAGCCAGCGCTGGGTCCCGGACGGCGAGGCGACCGTCGCGGTGACCGCCACCGACGGGGCCGGCAACGAGGGCCGGGCGACGACCGAGCCCGTCGTCGTCGACTCCCCGCCGGAGGTTGGAGAGTTCTCGCTGGCGACACGCACCGACCAGCGGATCGTGGTGACGGTCCGCGCTTCCGAGCCGCTCGGGACGCTCCGGGTGGGCCTCGACGGCGCGACGACCGCCACGCTCTCGGCCGACGCGTTCACCCGGAGTGGATCGACGCCGCCCTACACCTACCGCGCGGTCAGGTCGGTCGGGACCGGCGGCGAGGTCACCGCGACCCTCGAATCCGCGACCGACGAGACCGGGCACGACGGGGCCAGCGGCCAGTCCGCCACGGTCTCGGTCGACCCGGCCGACCGCCGAGGCGGTGGCGGCGGGGGGTCGAGCGGCGGCGGAGGTAGTGGCGGCGGCGGAGGTAGTGGCGGCGGGGGCACCAGCGGCGGTGATGGTGGCGGTGGCACCGGGGGTAGTTCGTCTGGTGGTTCCTCGCCCGCCCCCGGAGCCGACGTGACGGTCCTTCCGACCGGCGGGACCAGCGCGGAGGCGTCCGTCCGGCGGGCCGACGAGGGCGAGACCGTCTCGCTCCCCGTCGGCGTCACCACCGCGAACGCCCGTCTCAGTCTGGATCGGCTGTCCGTGACCGCCGCCGACTCGGACTACGAGGTGGCAGTCAGCGCCGCCACGACTGCGCCTGCGAACGTTCCGTCACCGGCCGGTGCGCTCGGCTTCCTGACCGTCGACCACTCCATCGCCGACGCGAACGTCTCGGGCGCGACGTTCCGGTTCGGTGTCGACGCGGCGACGCTCGCAGAACGGAGCACCGGCCCGGGCGCGGTCGCCCTGCTCCGCCGGACGAACGGGTCGTGGACGGAGCTCGCGACGGCCCACCGCGGGACCGAGAACGGGACCCATCGGTTCGCGTCCGAGAGTCCGGGGTTCTCGGTGTTCGCCGTCGCGACGCCGGCGGCCGCCGATCTCTCGGTGACCAACGTCACGGTGAACCGATCGACCGCTGCCCGGGCCGAACCGATCGGCGTGACAGCCGCGCTGGCAAACGACGGCCCGGTGACCGCGACGCAGCGGCTGAACGTCACCGCCAACGGGACGCTGGTCGCGAACGAGACCGTGACAGTCCCTGCCGACGGGCAGCGGACCGTGACCGTCCCCGTCGAGTTCGCAGAGATCGGGGCCTACGCGCTCGCGGTCGACGACGTGGCCGCCGGTACGGTCACGGTCACCGTCCCTGTCGACACCCACGAGCCGTCCGGCCCCGCGACGACGTCCACCCCGGACCGGAACACTCGTTCGAGTCAGACATCCGAGTCCGAGACGGTGACCGACGATCAGCCGAGCACCACAACGGACGCCAGCGGCCCCGGCTTCTCGGTACTGGTGGCCCTCGTCGCGCTCGTGCTGGCTGCACTCGGTCTGGCGCGCCGGGTGCCGTAG
- the truD gene encoding tRNA pseudouridine(13) synthase TruD, whose translation MREAEPVERAVGMEYYASDAAGVGGRLRDRPEDFRVTEIEAFDPEPVDADPGAYPHVLLRATLSGWDTNDFASALSNALESSRERISWAGTKDKHAVTTQLFSVADADPEAVAAVDLSDADIEVLGRTGRPIFFGDLAGNAFEVTVREPERPETVDAITADLRAFAGDDPAGDGDTDGPVTVGVPNYFGQQRFGSHRPITHEVGLEVVRENWEDAVLAYVGRPSEREPEETQTARARVEEVAAGSRDWQAALDALPGYLNYERAMLHELVERDASEPEDFRAALETMPSNLQQLVVNAAQSYVFNEVLSERLARGLPFDRPVAGDVVCFTDSDAPADLAVPDTDRLQRVDEDRVDTVTRHCERGRAFVTAPLVGTETELGDGEPGEIEREVLDEVGIEPADFDLPGEFHSTGTRRAVLVRTELDIERDPLSFAFSLPKGSYATVLLREYLKVDPAELG comes from the coding sequence ATGCGCGAGGCCGAACCCGTCGAACGCGCCGTCGGGATGGAGTACTACGCGAGCGACGCCGCCGGCGTCGGGGGCCGCCTGCGCGACCGGCCCGAAGACTTCCGGGTCACCGAGATCGAGGCGTTCGACCCCGAACCGGTCGACGCCGACCCCGGCGCGTACCCACACGTCCTCCTGCGCGCGACGCTTTCCGGCTGGGACACCAACGACTTCGCGAGCGCCCTCTCGAACGCCCTCGAATCCAGCCGCGAGCGGATCTCCTGGGCCGGCACGAAGGACAAACACGCCGTCACGACCCAACTGTTCTCCGTCGCGGACGCCGACCCCGAGGCCGTCGCCGCCGTCGACCTCTCCGACGCCGACATCGAGGTCCTCGGACGGACCGGTCGCCCCATCTTCTTCGGCGATCTTGCGGGCAACGCCTTCGAGGTCACCGTCCGGGAGCCCGAGCGTCCGGAGACGGTCGACGCGATCACCGCCGACCTCCGGGCGTTCGCGGGTGACGACCCGGCCGGTGACGGCGACACGGACGGCCCCGTCACCGTCGGCGTGCCCAACTACTTCGGCCAGCAGCGCTTCGGGAGCCATCGGCCGATCACCCACGAAGTCGGCCTCGAAGTGGTCCGCGAAAACTGGGAGGACGCAGTTCTTGCCTACGTAGGTAGGCCTTCCGAGCGGGAACCCGAGGAGACCCAGACGGCCCGCGCACGCGTCGAGGAAGTCGCAGCCGGCTCGCGGGACTGGCAGGCGGCACTGGACGCGCTACCGGGTTATCTGAACTACGAACGGGCTATGCTGCACGAACTGGTGGAACGGGACGCGAGCGAACCCGAAGACTTCCGGGCGGCGCTGGAGACGATGCCGAGCAATCTCCAGCAACTCGTGGTCAACGCCGCCCAGTCGTACGTGTTCAACGAGGTTCTCTCGGAGCGGCTGGCCCGCGGCCTGCCCTTCGACCGGCCAGTCGCCGGCGACGTGGTCTGTTTCACCGACAGCGACGCGCCGGCCGACCTCGCCGTGCCCGATACCGACCGCCTCCAGCGCGTCGACGAGGACCGGGTCGACACCGTGACCCGCCACTGCGAGCGCGGGCGGGCGTTCGTCACCGCGCCGCTGGTCGGCACCGAGACTGAACTGGGGGACGGCGAGCCCGGCGAGATCGAACGCGAGGTGCTGGACGAGGTGGGGATCGAACCCGCGGACTTCGACCTGCCCGGGGAGTTCCACTCGACGGGGACCCGGCGGGCGGTGCTGGTTCGGACGGAGCTAGATATCGAGCGCGACCCCCTATCTTTCGCCTTCTCGCTCCCCAAGGGGAGTTACGCGACGGTCCTGCTCCGGGAGTACCTGAAGGTCGACCCGGCGGAACTGGGGTGA
- a CDS encoding phosphoribosyltransferase produces MFADRSDAGERLAERLASEDVSVDLVLAIPRGGLPLGRAVADALDVPLDVVVAKKLGAPRNPEFAIGAVASDGSTWYNEDAIDRLGVSGAYVRDEWQEQTVAARQKAATYRQGKRLGDLDGQAVAVVDDGVATGSTARACLRQVREAGADPLIFAVPVGPSDTVAELGAEADRVICLDTPPDFRAVGQYYRSFEQVPDEEALTYLDRDEAKM; encoded by the coding sequence ATGTTCGCCGACAGGAGTGACGCGGGCGAGCGCCTCGCCGAGCGACTCGCGAGCGAGGACGTCTCGGTCGATCTCGTGCTGGCGATTCCGCGGGGCGGCCTGCCGCTCGGGCGCGCGGTCGCGGACGCGCTCGACGTCCCGCTGGACGTGGTGGTGGCGAAGAAACTCGGCGCGCCGCGCAACCCCGAGTTCGCCATCGGAGCCGTCGCCAGCGACGGGAGCACCTGGTACAACGAGGACGCCATCGACCGACTCGGCGTGAGCGGCGCGTACGTCCGCGATGAGTGGCAAGAACAGACCGTCGCCGCACGGCAGAAGGCGGCGACGTACCGACAGGGGAAACGACTCGGCGATCTCGACGGACAGGCGGTGGCCGTGGTCGACGACGGCGTCGCGACCGGGTCGACCGCGCGGGCGTGCCTGCGACAGGTCCGGGAGGCCGGGGCCGACCCGCTGATCTTCGCCGTCCCGGTCGGGCCGTCAGACACCGTCGCGGAACTGGGAGCCGAGGCCGACCGGGTGATCTGTCTGGACACGCCACCGGACTTCCGCGCGGTGGGCCAGTACTACCGGAGCTTCGAGCAGGTCCCCGACGAGGAGGCGCTGACCTACCTCGATCGGGACGAAGCGAAGATGTGA